The Bombus vancouverensis nearcticus unplaced genomic scaffold, iyBomVanc1_principal scaffold0040, whole genome shotgun sequence nucleotide sequence ataatctattacacgtaacaaagaaaaagatttcttcgcaaacggtaactcgaaaattacggtcattgctgtagaaacatagttttacagggagaagaatttcgctagaaactctcgacgatgtcacatcaagcgaaaattcaataaagcgattactaaccatactaccagcggcaatcgtgttacggcaattcgtaaataagttagtcttctatttgcagaaacgtctctggcaatatcgtcacactcttgattacgtcggcgctatcaaatggtctttggaagaaagttttccattatctacttttgcccatggcgtcgttccaacaaatgaattcgagttctgaatcgctttgtctcgtattacgactttataacggtgtttctttaaactttaaacgatcgtaataaatgtatttaccctgaatcatttataaactgaaccggaatataaaattttattccgcaaaaatcataaagttgaaagttaggaacgaataacaaatgaataacctagtttcattaaaaggcacgtggttaaggtacgccaatccgcgtaataactttgacactccaattattataaaatatgtatccttaagggatttttttgcgcgaatgcaaaatacttttcatacgtgcataaatactgaataaatgggacgtgattttcaatatttctttttgtagaatttataacaaagtaactttttcacaaatgttttcgctaacatttttacaacgtaaatgtcttcttttgtaattaataatttcaatatttctctgaacagtttcgttgcgataaaaaaaatatacaaagcttatgacgtgcttgtttaaaaatatttatacggaacaagactttgaatttgtcagaccaatcgtcctaacgaacgaataaattaaacgactcgtaacaaaaaattattcctgtcattgttgagtggcggaaaccatttataacacgtcccatacagcgtagatcgcatacacggcttaggatgtatttttggtacttatatatactctatatatattcttactctatatatacttatatgtactctatatatattctctatcttagatataccataaaatatttcgtgaaatcgcgtattcgtgtctaatatcagggattctctttccataagtctgcgttttctatattatctttcttccttatcagtaggcattctcacaatttgtgattaatactgctcgtacaggaatgttaggtttttgacgttgtaaaatttcacgtgaaataataatgcctatatattgactaatttatcaattaattaaatccgtgtatatcaagttttctataatttagtactttcgtgtaactacagaaatttgatgcaatataaaacttgattaaaacagcgattcattaggaaacgagaataatgatgcaaatattttttgtagccattatataggatttcgatcgcataattaatcagtatcaacataccagtctttaacggaaggacagaAAAAAGGGCAGACGGTACACAGACcacaatcatgatcattttcatgtagaatatcaaactgccgtacatcttcgaaaattTCGTTAGTCGTAAGAGAAGCGATGAGAAGCGTAAGAGAAGTCGATGAGAAGCGGTTATTTCAACCACCActgtgtaggtactgcactagccagaagtatctgcgacagaaatcagaatacactctttttcgcatggttggatcaatttcgcgtgggactaacctgattgaacctaacgcgggataattgtgttagggaagtgatacatttacactgtacatgagagtgtgtgtgtaagggccagagggcgtcaaggtcttagtggagacaaaagactgttgccagatgttagaagaatctaggatagtcggttggcgacaagcgtgcgtgcaagacgttcttcagagtgtaatatagatgtataactgttgtgtgggaaatatagtcaattatttgtattcccaaatcctcgaatttccttaacatggtagcagagcgtggttactagttttgcaagatatttagtgcgtggttacgatcttgcgagtgagttttcagtaaagaaaaaaaaactttcagaggaacaaaatatacttcgagcacgtaggaacgcttgagtaagaaaagaaaaaaaaaaaagaagaatcaattaaaatggagagatcggaaatcatgatacctatattcgatggtgaggattatggaatgtggaagcaaagaatcacgatgtttctcaaatataaggaatgcgaggttgttacaactagaatgaggaacgaaagagacgatgaagactgggacaaaaaggatttgaaggcgatgaatataatttatagtgcaatatcgaacagacaattggagtatgttagggaaggaaaaacggtgtatgatataataaaaaggttcgatgaaatgtacttgaaagagtcgacggcactgcagatcgtatgcagaaggagattggaaaacataagactggagaactacagtgattcagcatcattctttaacgattttgaaaaattaatcaatgaattaaaaagtgcgggcgcacaagtaagtgagagggaaaagctgaattacatgctgaatacgttacccgaagaatacagctacatagcggacataatagacgcattgaaagaagagaatcaaacggtagcgtatgtgaaaaataaaatagagatagcagagaagaaaaataaatccaatcgaggagaaaggcaaaccaacgccttttctgcaaaaaaagaaggatgcttcagatgtggaagattaggacactttgcgagagagtgtcaaaatggcgtccaagcgggaagcagtaacggctattggcatgggccaacacgtggtcgaaacagaggaaaagagaacaaaggcaatacgagcagaggacgtggaaactttcatcgtcaatcaacaaccggcacgggcgagcatggaaactcaagagcaggcatatggatagcaacggcgcaagcagcaaacagcagtgagacgaatgaaataagtaagaacgaaatagtgtggctattagatagcggttgtaccgatcacataattaataatataaattatttcgataaatctatcgacctaaaagaaccggtaaatatatatttaggcgataatagaccgataaaagcgacaaaagttgggaatgttataagttgttttgaagcattcggaaaacaaaataaaataaatatgaggaaagtattttacgcgaaagaaatgtacgcaaatttgattagtttaggtaaactaacagacaataagaatacggttatttccaaaggaaatattgcgaaagtaatagatgaggataataaacttacagctgtagcgttcaaagagaatgggacatatagaataaaaagtatattgaaagggaagaagcacttagtaaacagcgccgaacgtagtggtatgagtaaaaaggaaagatggcataggatgctaggacacgtaaattttaaatacttaaagattctgggtaaagagcagctagtgactggcataccgaatgaatttgaaaaggaacttttgaaatgtagggtgtgtatagaaagcaaaatgcataacttacctttcaaaaataatcgaactaaggctaaggaaataatggaaattattcatacggacgtatgtggtccctttaagactaccggattcaatggagaaaaatatttcatttcatttatcgatgattatagtaaaatagctaggatctattgtataaaatcaaaagatgaggtctttgattctttcgtacagttcgtaaatgaagccgaaaatttaacgggcaagaggttaaaaatattaagatgcgataatggtaaagaatatttaaataatcgaatttataaatttgctagggataaaggtataagaataaataattgcccaacatacgtacatgaattaaacgggacagcggaaaggtataatagaacagtgatggacatggcacgttgcttgttagcggaagcgaaagtacataaaaggtactggccggaaatagtttgtacagcggaataacaccagctcagataaatgaccctctaacttacctttgtcctcatcgacgtcagtgattttaaagctagttataaagtgcacttctcagccagcgtccacggcagtcaatattatttaacgggtcttaacgcgatgtaaaaagggaaaaaggaggaaagaaggaacagggaagcaaagaggaaaaacgaatttttcattttctcgaaactggatcaagtttcaggctgctcgccaaagagtctgtagctaacgagacaagatcagacaaaccacgctttaaaattcccacagaactataataatcctcgaaatcaatacgattcgtcgatccatcgcctgattaaaaaatgagataggatgaagctcactagtcggccattgaactttcaatagtgattctctgtaaatgcttgaaattgacgcttggattctttccagattaactagctttgcccctccctccctttatctattttcttagatcgacttagactgccacaacatattatctttcttcttttcttttcttttcttttcttttcttttcttttcttttcttttcttttcttttcttttcttttcttttcttttcttttcttttcttttcttttgatcttttaaagccctaaatcgctggctattttgtatactatatattttgtacactcaattactctgtaagtcataagtacatatgttttacaacgttatttgtcatatttcagttaaaccccagaaaagccagaaatatatttgcagcgtgttttaacgcgtccctggcaaagatctcaaaaacgagttgcgacacaatttaaagcgacaaatagcaccgcgtatctcgttgtggtaacacacggttcgccagctttttaaaagcgctctccgtttgctttttcctctcttccctgtctcttcgttttttcttaacgagcaaaaccattttcgcgaggacgagagtacggaaatgacgtactggcaattttgttttgtgataatacaagcagctcggtttcagtgaattaaacttggccccaagcttctacttatccctaccttcctttcctttattttcccttctatatcccgtgttactcgtgaagacgaacaatggttcagatagatgataggcagattttcgagaactaaataaatatacggtcgcggatcggtatcctttacccctcattgcggatcgagtcgcgagattgcaaaagcgagatattttattattctggacatggccggtgggtttctccaaatccctattcatcctaattctaggaagtatacagcattgattaccctcgatgaacaatttggataataaattgttgttttcttcgaattcttttgtgcctttgttcgatccattctaagtcgatctaagaaaatagataaagggagggaggggcaaagctagttaatctggaaagaatccaagcgtcaatttcaagcatttacagagaatcaagcgggctggttaaggtcgtgagttgagcaattatcccgcgttaggttcaatcaggttagtcccacgcgaaattgatccaaccatgcgaaaaagagtgtattctgatttctgtcgcagatacttctggctagtgcagtacctacacagTGGTGGTTGAAATAACCGCTTCTCATCGACTTCTCTTACGCTTCTCATCGcttcccttacgactaacgaagttttcgaagatgtacggcagtttgatattctacatgaaaatgatcatgattgcggtctgtgtaccgtctgcccttctttctgtccttccgttaaagactgataagttgatactgattaattatgcgatcgaaatcctatataatggctacaaaaaatatttgcatcattattctcgtttcctaatgaatcgctgttttaatcaagttttatattgcatcaaatttctgtagttacacgaaagtactaaattatagaaaacttgatatacacggatttaattaattgataaattagtcaatatataggcattattatttcacgtgaaattttacaacgtcaaaaacccaacattcctgtacgagcagtattaatcacaaattgtgagaatgcctactgataaggaagaaagataatatagaaaacgcagacttatggaaagagaatccctgacattagacacgaatacgcgatttcacgaaatattttatggtatatctaagatagagaatatatatagagtacatataagtatatatagagtaagaatatatatagagtatatataagtaccaaaaatacatcctaagacgtgtatgcgatctacgctgtatgggacgtgttataaatggtttccgccactcaaccgcatttgaatttgtgaacacgatcgaacaattgacacgaattattaatttccGTCTCTACTCTAGTAACGAGGTCGAATCGATCTGATTCCgcgcatgattaacaaataattacagaggacatcaattacttggatggtcttcctgaaacttgatccagtttcgagaaaatgaaaaattcgtttcttctctttgcttccctgtttcttctttcctcctttttccctttttacatcgctttgttttacatcgcaatttacatttatttgtaaagtttgaatctcctcgatattgaagatgttgaagctgcaagtatgtatttcattttaatccattcgagaccgagatttaattgtaagacgatacctaggtgtcggtacgatctgaatgtttagttggaatgattctgtgttttactctctccagggtatccttttcatactttgattttaaatcgatgacaatcttaaatagtatgcctcatatttttaaaatataaaattatatactatgttattctataatgtattatgtacagttatatatatatatatatatatatatatatatatatatatatatatatatatatataataattctatattgaaaaaaatatgaaactaacatgatatatacattactacataagttatatataaaatatgtatattatacccttgcctactgactggtatgaatttctttcggtctcgaatgcgttaaaagagagcgcaaagaagtcgaaattacttattgtaattagtaaaacgacctgagaggcagacagatacaagaaagaaggaatattatattagcggcattatcatgtttttgctctctttaagtctttcatcgagacagacaatctacaggtattaatcgaccaatttctccaagctgataacttcgaattgatgtttatatataagaagtgttatgtgttaatctgtctaaatgtttaaaaggtgttataaattaaatgttgttaaacgatacgtaattgccttttgatcgtaaattttactatcaaggggtcttttatgtatgcgtaatcattgtgaattataacaatttatgtgatcgatattaaagctgtttaaaagcatgtatttttttctatattattattctcctatattattatcctatattattatagcattcctatattattataatatccaattacatgttgatacacaagatatacagattattatttataacgttttggttttcttaattgagtcattcgtttagtacaaatgataagaaattagtaataattcacaaaaaagggatattgtagtagaaatattataaaaaaacattttctgttttagtgtagagttactccttcttacagacagtgtcgtacaaatctgtacgtctctgagaaaatgtaggtatctgagcccttacttcctcaacaacttttagatctgatagaaaaaagaaacatacgaagtaataagtaatgcttactaataaattcaacaaatacagaggaagatggctaaatcgataaattaacgagactaaaaattaattacatcatggatctctcgcttttaattttaagctgtaaattaccgatatcggtgactgccatattctcttgagtttccaaatcgtaaagaatctttccccagggattggtcaactgtgtatgtccccatgcgacgtaacttgcttaaggaacacgagccggtgatatgcaggtaacgtataattgattatcattcgctctgaaacgctgaagtaatgactagtgcagtggtccagtggtcatattgaatgccgctggatatatcagcatttggcaacctaacccagagaagcaggaaatatgaagccaccgaataccaattaacttcgtagttgcacggttcacattccatcatttctgaacatgcgaggacagtcctcttattgtgcttttaattcttttatttgtttcattttcagcaaatatactggttttttaaattaagcttctttttatacagagttgcagattatattaattttatatagaatatatttaagaaagatatttaattttttgctagttaagtattgatcgattaagttactgtacctttgttccgataaatgcgtgccatttcctcgaatctaatatcatagcaaatgccaatacctattttgcagcccttcacatcgttagggagttaccaggactgagtgaatcactctctcgaaaagtaatcttattaggaatgtcgatgtcgaatagatgtacctaataacataaaaatgtggtcgctaattctattgctgcaacttttgtaatttaatatcaaagttaccaactcctaaactttaattattttttatttaataactgacagcgtttttatcactttcttttattaaaaaatcttatcatttaataatgtttaaaaaggagaaaaaataagtataataatattttaagtatgtgaaaaatttatacaacaacaaacacattacaacaaaaatgggcgtttcccgtatcataacgtattttataaaccgtaaattatagaattggttatagtatacgtatgtacatatgtatattcctaaattattcctagatagagtcactttcttcaccccaatattttcaaattcaaagccataaaggaatatattacttacctttcggtgctttgctatcaaagttccatcgggaccccaaatagtacaggtattgtacaatttatcgccctctatttcaggcatcgtaccaccaactacatagatgttgttttctttagctgcgttagatgaagcaacgctcgtttcaccatcaggaatactctcggcgtattttggaaagtactctgcattgcaatatttcaattaatgaaaaataactgtcttttgttccaaccataaattaaattgaaatgtttgtcagttttttattttttaaattattaaaataactaagttttatatttcgacttaattaaatatgcaattacttagctaatagtatatataataaattgtttctacaggttcaaaatgaaaaatgaatatttagaaatatttaattacgacaatgctatttgtgttagcatcagtggcttgttactcaacgactttgctagtactttttgaaacataaagttagttttcaattaacacttatactagaggcggaattataaatgcaaaataattgataatactaatttataactacctaattattagtatcttaagaaatatatttatacaaaaatcacgataatcatgaaaatggggaaatcctatattctcgaatcaattcacaatttattttgtatattaattagattccgcgctcatcagtacgtactcactggcgacatcgagaaaatgtatcggcaattcctcgtacgaccagaggatcggaaatatcaaaggatattatggcgcagcgcgagtggagaaacagaaacatatgagcttaacaccgtaatactcttatcatagaaatagaagcagtcctcaattcccgcccgctaactcctatctccaccgatccaaatgatctcctagccctcactcccggacatttcctcattagcgattcattaatgtgcttacgtgatcgagatttcagagacattccatcgaaccgactctccaaatggcagcatatccaacagcttaaacaacatttttggaaccgctggcataaggagtatttgaacgagctaaccaaccgcaataaatggagcaagggtggacacagcatccaaaagggcacaatcgtcatcctcagagaggacaacgttccctccatgcattggcctctgggccgagttatcaaggttcatccaggcgccgatggtgtcatccggacagctacagttcagacggcaaagagcattttggatcggggcgtcaaaaggcttgtcccactgccaattcaacccgatctcgagaaacccgaacaactagccaccgagacgaaataagatgggaacttcaaccacacctccctagtttgatcggtaccctctcaacggggttaggtttgttttgaccgcagcacattgtgcacatatggatggaatagaaaacatacacaatcataatattgccattcttagattggtggaggaggtgccattttcgagtaactcctcaaatatatatatatatatatatatatatgctattgagtattactgaagtatcatatcctgaaatttcttactgtacacatatattgtgtcataaagcgtgtacaattctttctcatacttttggtcattcgtttcctgcattttcatttattcttttatttttcagggtacgtatatcccatttgtacgaaagagcccctacgaaagagcaacttcgtcggctataacccccttgttgctggatggggagcattaagatatagtaagtgatatcaattttataataaaattaaacagttccagtcttaaatatctttcttattttcttcgtaggacgaccacgacgtaatgcattaatggaagtacaaatgccagcgattaagaacgccgaatgcaaaatagcttattccaaatttcctaatgcacctgatatcactgatggtataatatgcgccgaacatgctcagggtggagaggattcttgtacggtaattaagttacagagttactacaaactatacggtatctgaagacacgtcaattcgaattaacatcaaatcgacgtcttaaacattagaaataatagataaacacaatttaatagttttgcccacttctcacacctcattatggtatttaatctaatttccttctaatcttagttttgctcaaaatacatataacatgtacattataaattggagtatttctatacacaaatcaatagaagattattactgtatataagtataatttcaatacaattcgatcgatatatttcagtatctttgattaaaaatttaacgatcctttcaggctgaccgcggcggaccactgctgatacaacatgaattaacctcgtatttaataggtattgtgtcttacgcttataagtgcggcacagctggctatcccagcgtttacactagggtcacatcgtaccttgacttcattctccaagcgatgcaataatatgatattactgttccataaatatcattgtgtaaaaaacgtaaagttggattttcttattgtggagataagaaacagctcaaatttacattgttttgtacgttacaaattataggcttaaaatgtacgaaatgtaactttgaaacgacactaattttttacgcacgataaacctccacgacttaggtatgtaaagatgataaacgtatattaattctattattttggtaataataaaccaactttctgagaagttctgtaaatttcgtttctgttgtatcaagagaataatggaatattccacttagatcgtatacttcttgcatgtacatacaaaattttccggctaatctaaaacacttcataagatagagagcttctggagattcggacacagagagtgcataaaatacaagataagtctcgtgtctttcaaaattattttttattcgctaaaaacgtcctgtgtactcatgcaatcacatgcaacctcgaaacttcgcttattttttatcactttccaattcaatacactgtttctgcatttttgactatatgtaagagaaatttccattcagccaaaggtgtacttacagattatagattcctatacgactctcggtaaaaatttatccgcactccagatagttaaaacttctgtcgaccgtactgatccatctgcactcttcgtatgacgtcaatatctgttcagtgctgctgcgtaggtttcattgtgttacgtcaattcgtttgtgaccgttgcgcgagtaatggcgctttgcaatggcgatttgcaggaaaacagtgcaggatgctgtgattcgtttcttgtggtcggaggttatgtttgatgcctatatttatcaaagatttaatgcacattatggagaaagtgttttgtcacgaagtgtgtttgaatgggcacaaaagttcaaagaagatcgcacaagtgttatgaaaaaacagctggacgcccgtccacatccacgatgacaacattgaacgtgctcatgaacttatgctctatggaatagacgagtgacactggataatgtggcaaatcatttgcaaatcagccacg carries:
- the LOC143304564 gene encoding venom serine protease Bi-VSP-like, whose protein sequence is MEQGWTQHPKGHNRHPQRGQRSLHALASGPSYQGSSRRRWCHPDSYSSDGKEHFGSGRQKACPTANSTRSRETRTTSHRDEIRWELQPHLPSLIGTLSTGLGYVYPICTKEPLRKSNFVGYNPLVAGWGALRYRRPRRNALMEVQMPAIKNAECKIAYSKFPNAPDITDGIICAEHAQGGEDSCTADRGGPLLIQHELTSYLIGIVSYAYKCGTAGYPSVYTRVTSYLDFILQAMQ